From Diospyros lotus cultivar Yz01 chromosome 4, ASM1463336v1, whole genome shotgun sequence, a single genomic window includes:
- the LOC127800401 gene encoding RNA-binding protein CP31B, chloroplastic, producing MAFVRLLCFPSTSQFYPKQALFLSQTAPLSSSLSKPVQFNHALFPPFSSLRLSPALLIKTQNSNPFVFRSPVSIQAQTTVEAPEVEDSETVKPEEDEEEEEEEEEDDEASRTRLLAQNVPWTSTVDDIRPLFEQYGTVVDIELSMHNKTRNRGLAFVTMGSPEEARAALNNLESYEFEGRALKLNWAKPRKTKPSPAMQPKPVPIHNLFVANLSYEARAKDLKEFFNSENANVVSAEIIFHENPRRSAGYGFVSFNSKEEAEAALAAFQGKLFMGRPIRVARSRRFLRQATKASTQLENAKNKPNPDAEQAEALEA from the exons ATGGCGTTTGTTCGCCTTCTTTGTTTTCCATCCACCTCTCAGTTCTACCCCAAACAAGCACTCTTTCTCTCCCAAACAGCGCCCTTATCATCTTCTCTGTCAAAGCCCGTCCAATTCAACCACGCTCTTTTCCCTCCTTTTTCCTCTCTCCGTCTTTCCCCCGCACTTCTCATTAAAACCCAGAATTCTAATCCTTTTGTCTTCCGTTCCCCTGTCTCAATCCAAGCCCAAACCACCGTTGAAGCCCCGGAAGTTGAAGACTCGGAGACTGTAAAAccagaagaagacgaagaagaagaagaagaagaagaagaagatgacgaaGCTTCTAGAACCAGATTGCTGGCCCAGAACGTCCCCTGGACGAGCACTGTCGATGACATTCGCCCCCTCTTCGAGCAATACGGGACCGTTGTTGATATAGAG CTCTCTATGCATAACAAAACTAGAAACAGGGGATTAGCCTTCGTTACCATGGGTTCGCCCGAGGAAGCTCGCGCAGCTCTCAACAATCTGGAGTCTTAT GAATTTGAAGGTCGTGCTTTAAAGCTCAATTGGGCGAAGCCACGAAAGACGAAACCTTCTCCTGCCATGCAGCCTAAGCCCGTGCCTATCCACAACTTGTTTGTTGCAAATTTGTCATATGAAGCCAGGGCTAAGGATCTTAAGGAGTTTTTCAATTCTGAAAATGCCAATGTTGTTTCTGCGGAAATTATATTCCATGAAAATCCAAGGAGGTCTGCTGGGTATGGATTTGTATCCTTCAATTCCAAGGAGGAGGCTGAAGCGGCTCTTGCTGCTTTTCAAGGAAAG CTGTTTATGGGAAGACCAATTCGAGTGGCTCGTAGCAGAAGATTCTTGAGACAAGCAACAAAAGCGAGTACTCAATTGGAGAATGCGAAAAATAAACCAAACCCTGATGCTGAACAAGCAGAAGCCCTTGAAGCTTGA